A segment of the Prochlorococcus marinus str. MIT 9215 genome:
TGATAAGAATCATTTTATACACCAAATAGAATTTCAAATTAAATTTGATTAAAATAAAAAAAATTATGATATTCATGCCAAAAAAAAGTTCTATAGCTATTTTCCTTGCCGCAACAAGCGCCCTAACGATTACAACAAATGCTGGTGAAAATGATCTAGGTGGTTTAAAGGAATGGAACACTGATATGCCTGTAGATGCTGATTTTGTACTAGATGCAGAAGCACAAAAGATTGCAGATGAAGCAGCTAAGTCAAGTATGTGTATACCAATCGGTGAAGGTGAAAACTGCTGGTAATTAAACACTGATAAAACTTATTAAAAATAAGTTAAAGAAAAACCACTTGATAAATCAAGTGGTTTTTTAGTGTTCTAAATATTTTTTTCAACTTATTAAATTAAGTAAAAAAAAACCACTTGATTTATCAAGTGGTTTTTTTGTGTTCTAAAAATATTTTTGTATTTTAGAACTTGAATGATGTTTCAACAACAACACCGGTGTTGTCATTACCCGCTGTACCATCTCTATCTGAGTTACCAAACACAGTAGTTCTCAATTTTGTTGCATCATTAACGGTGTACTCGTAATAAGCTTCATAAGCGAATGGATCTACAGTATCATTTTCATTTGTTTGTGGCTGACCGAATGCAAGACCGATCTTGTCATCAGCTGTAATCATATCTGACCAGTTTAAACCAACAAAAATCATATCAGTTGAGTCAGCAGAAGAAGCTGCGCCATCGATTGATGAGACATCATAACCTACAGATATTGAAGGAGTAGCTGTACCAGTTTCTTGAGGTCTCCACCAAGCTCTTAAGCCAACGTTAGTACTATTGAGAGCAGTTCCTCTAGAATTTCCATTCGAAGTACCAAAGTAGCTATCAGCCCAACCATTGTACTTAAGGTTGAGTATGGCAGAAACTGAATACTGAGGTTTTGTGTAACCAACTTGAGTAGCCCAACTTGTTTTAGCTTCGTTAGTTAATAAACCTGCAGTAGCTACGTTTGTTTGTTGAGAAACAAAGTTTGAACTAACTGCAAAACCATTATCAGCATTGTATGCCCAACCAAAACCTGAGTTAGTACTAGCACCATATGCAGAAGCATTACCACCAAGAGTAAATTGCTTCAATGTTGGGCTATAAATAGAAGGTGTTGTAGCGTGCATATAGTAGTTTTCAACTTCTGGTCCTATCCAGAAAGTGTTACGCTCGCCTACTGGGAATGAGTACCAAATTTTGTCAACTTTCAGTGTATCACCGTTTGAATTATTTGAAACTAGATATCCACCTTGGGTAGTTGTAGCTGTCCAACCTTTTCCATTACCTGTTTTAATTCTTACGTACAGATTGTCATCACCTGTGAAACTAGAATTAAGGTTCATTGTGTAGCTGTACTGCATCTGCAATGATTCGCCATTGGTAGCGTAATTACCGTTATGGTCAGCCGCAGCTAGAGCGAATACTGCTTTACCGTCAAGAGTAGTTGTATCTGAGAAGCTACCTGCTTCAAAATCATTTTGCTTTGCTTCAAGTCCGTCTACACGGCCTTTAAGGTCTGCAATTTCTTCACTAACATTGTTAATAAATGTTGTGCTATCTAATCTAGAGCTAGCTTGTTCACTACGAACAAAGCCATTCATTTCCTCTAAATTAATTGTTTCGGAAGCTTGAGATGCTACTGGAGCGATTAAGCTCAAAGCAGATCCTGCTACCAACATTTTTTGGAAGAGTTTCATTTTACCTCACACGAAAATACCCACAAAAATGGGTAACTATACTGTATCGAAGGTAACAAAAAACGAAAGAAATATAAGTTTCATTTCTATGTAGCTTTTGATACTATAAATTTTCTTCTATAAAAAAATCTCTTTACTATTTTTCATCAATGGAAAGTGTAGGGATTCTCTTTCATCTATCCATGAAGATGCAACTTCTCTTGCTAATTTTCGAATCTTTTCAATATATTGTGCACGATCTGTAACTGAAATAACTCCTCTAGCATCAAGTAGATTAAAATTATGACTACATTTAAGAACAAAATCAAGCGCAGGGTAAGTTAATTTCTTTTCTATTAAAGAAATTGCCTCGGATTGATAAATTTCAAATAATTTTCTTAGATTGTCAGCACTAGATTCTTTAAAATTATAAGAGCATTGACTTTTTTCGAATTGAAGCCAAATATCGCTATATTTTAAATCTCTGTTCCAATTTAAGTCCCAAATACTCTCCTTATCCTGTAAAAACATTGCAATCCTTTCTAGCCCATAAGTGATCTCAATTGGGATTGGTTTACAATCTATACCCCCGC
Coding sequences within it:
- a CDS encoding porin; its protein translation is MNLNSSFTGDDNLYVRIKTGNGKGWTATTTQGGYLVSNNSNGDTLKVDKIWYSFPVGERNTFWIGPEVENYYMHATTPSIYSPTLKQFTLGGNASAYGASTNSGFGWAYNADNGFAVSSNFVSQQTNVATAGLLTNEAKTSWATQVGYTKPQYSVSAILNLKYNGWADSYFGTSNGNSRGTALNSTNVGLRAWWRPQETGTATPSISVGYDVSSIDGAASSADSTDMIFVGLNWSDMITADDKIGLAFGQPQTNENDTVDPFAYEAYYEYTVNDATKLRTTVFGNSDRDGTAGNDNTGVVVETSFKF
- the glyQ gene encoding glycine--tRNA ligase subunit alpha — protein: MFFQDIIKNLNNFWSEEGCLIMQPYDTEKGAGTMNPHTFLRAIGPEPWSVAYTEPCRRPADGRFGDNPNRAQHYFQYQVIIKPSPEGIQEKYLTSLDSLGINPRNHDIRFVEDNWESPTLGAWGVGWEVWLDGMEVTQFTYFQQCGGIDCKPIPIEITYGLERIAMFLQDKESIWDLNWNRDLKYSDIWLQFEKSQCSYNFKESSADNLRKLFEIYQSEAISLIEKKLTYPALDFVLKCSHNFNLLDARGVISVTDRAQYIEKIRKLAREVASSWIDERESLHFPLMKNSKEIFL